In a genomic window of Trichoderma atroviride chromosome 4, complete sequence:
- a CDS encoding uncharacterized protein (SECRETED:SignalP(1-19)) codes for MKYASALALLLGAAIPVQAAFTWKNVKFGGGGGFIPGIIFHPKTKGVAYARADIGGLYRLNSDDSWTAITDGIATDAGWHNWGIDAVALDPQNDEKIYAAVGMYTNSWDPNNGAIIRSSDRGATWTFSNLTFKVGGNMPGRGNGERLAVDPANSNIIYFGARSGNGLWKSTDGGVTFSKVASFTDTGPFVPDPSDTTGYNSDKQGLLWVTFDSTSGTTGGATSRIFVGTADNITASVYVSTNAGSTWSAVPGQPGRYFPHKAKLQPAEKALYLTYSDGTGPYDGTSGSVWRYDITAGTWKDITPVSGSDLYFGFGGLGLDLQKPGTLVVASLNSWWPDAQLFRSTDSGTTWSPLWAWASYPDMTYYYSISTPLAPWIKNDFIDVTSETPPGSLIKRLGWMIESLEIDPLDSNHWLYGTGMTIFGGHDLTKWDTIHNVTIQSLADGIEETSVQGLASAPGGSELLAAVGDDNGYTFTSANSLGTSPQNVWSTPTWATSSSVDFAGNSVKNVVRVGNTAGTQQVAISSDGGVTWNIDYGADTNMNGGTVAYSANADTILWSTGSTGVQRSQYQGSFTSVSSLPATAVIAADKKTNSLFYAGYASTFYVSNNTGSSFTAGPKLGSTTSVRDIIAHPTTAGTLYVSTDAGIFRSTDSGTTFTQVSTALTNTYQIALGLGSGSNWNLYAFGTGSAGNRLYASADNGATWTDIQGSAQGFGAIDGAKLAGSGSVAGQVYVGTNGRGVFYAQGTVSGGTGGSSSSSTKASSTTIARSSTTLTSSNVSTTRTSTVTSSTRTTSSSSPTGSGLAQHYAQCGGVGWTGPTQCVSPYTCQAQNDYYSQCV; via the exons ATGAAGTACGCTTCTGCGCTTGCGCTCCTCCTCGGAGCTGCTATACCTGTACAGGCCGCATTTACGTGGAAGAATGTCAAAtttggtggcggtggtggcttCATTCCTGGAATCATCTTTCACCCCAAAACGAAAGGCGTAGCTTATGCCCGAGCAGATATCGGTGGTCTCTATCGTCTGAATTCTGATGATTCCTGGACCGCCATTACGGATGGCATTGCTACTGATGCCGGCTGGCACAATTGGGGCATCGACGCCGTGGCTCTTGATCCCCAGAATGATGAAAAGATATATGCTGCAGTTGGCATGTATACTAATAGTTG GGATCCCAACAATGGTGCTATTATTAGGTCGTCAGACCGTGGTGCAACCTGGACTTTCAGCAACCTAACTTTTAAAGTCGGAGGCAACATGCCTGGACGTGGTAATGGAGAGCGCCTGGCTGTTGATCCAGCCAACTCTAATATCATATATTTCGGGGCTCGGTCCGGGAATGGTCTGTGGAAATCTACAGATGGTGGTGTCACCTTTTCAAAGGTAGCATCATTTACAGACACGGGTCCATTTGTACCAGACCCGAGTGATACTACTGGCTATAATAGCGACAAGCAAGGACTGCTATGGGTAACATTTGACTCAACGAGCGGTACTACTGGTGGCGCAACGTCGCGGATATTTGTTGGTACTGCTGATAATATCACTGCTTCGGTATACGTGAGCACAAATGCCGGCTCTACGTGGAGTGCTGTCCCCGGACAACCAGGAAGATACTTTCCCCACAAAGCCAAACTGCAGCCAGCAGAAAAAGCATTGTATCTGACCTATTCCGATGGCACGGGACCATATGACGGCACATCTGGGTCGGTATGGAGATACGACATCACGGCTGGGACTTGGAAAGACATAACTCCCGTCAGCGGATCTGATCTCTACTTTGGCTTCGGCGGTCTCGGCCTTGATTTGCAAAAACCAGGAACGCTTGTCGTGGCTTCACTTAACTCTTGGTGGCCAGATGCCCAGCTATTCCGTTCCACTGATTCAGGCACGACTTGGAGTCCTCTATGGGCATGGGCCAGCTATCCTGACATGACGTATTATTACAGCATCTCG ACTCCTCTAGCGCCATGGATTAAAAATGATTTCATCGATGTAACCAGCGAAACACCCCCTGGGTCACTCATCAAGCGTCTTGGCTGGATGATCGAGTCACTTGAAATCGATCCCCTGGACAGCAACCACTGGCTCTATGGTACTGGCATGACAATCTTCGGTGGCCATGACTTGACTAAGTGGGATACTATTCACAACGTGACAATACAGTCGCTCGCAGATGGCATCGAAGAAACTTCTGTTCAAGGCCTGGCCTCGGCGCCTGGTGGGAGCGAGCTGTTGGCAGCGGTTGGAGACGACAATGGCTACACTTTTACAAGCGCAAATAGCCTTGGTACTTCTCCGCAGAATGTCTGGTCGACTCCAACATGGGCGACCTCGTCAAGCGTTGACTTCGCGGGTAACTCCGTCAAGAATGTTGTCCGAGTCGGCAACACTGCTGGCACTCAACAGGTCGCGATTTCATCGGATGGCGGTGTCACATGGAACATTGACTACGGCGCTGACACAAACATGAATGGAGGCACTGTAGCCTATTCAGCCAACGCCGATACAATCTTGTGGTCGACAGGGTCAACAGGTGTGCAGCGATCTCAATACCAGGGCAGCTTCACGTCAGTCTCCAGCTTGCCCGCAACCGCTGTGATTGCTGCAGACAAGAAGACAAACAGTCTCTTCTACGCTGGATACGCATCAACATTCTACGTTAGCAATAACACCGGTAGTAGCTTTACAGCTGGGCCGAAGTTGGGTAGCACAACCTCTGTTCGGGACATCATCGCCCACCCAACAACCGCAGGCACTCTATATGTTTCCACTGATGCTGGCATCTTCCGTTCGACTGACTCGGGCACGACATTCACTCAGGTGTCCACAGCTCTTACTAACACCTACCAGATCGCTCTTGGTCTCGGATCTGGATCGAACTGGAACCTGTATGCCTTCGGCACCGGTTCAGCTGGCAACCGCCTTTATGCCAGTGCAGATAACGGCGCAACTTGGACGGACATCCAAGGCAGTGCCCAGGGCTTCGGCGCCATTGACGGTGCAAAGTTAGCGGGCAGTGGCAGCGTCGCTGGGCAAGTTTATGTCGGTACAAATGGCCGTGGCGTCTTCTATGCTCAGGGCACAGTTAGCGGTGGCACAGGTGgaagctcctcctcctcaaccaAGGCCAGCAGCACTACCATCGCCAGAAGCAGCACCACACTGACATCTTCGAATGTATCAACTACCCGGACGTCGACTGTAACCTCGTCGACTCGAACCACCTCATCTTCTAGCCCTACGGGATCAGGGCTTGCACAGCATTATGCTCAGTGTGGTGGCGTTGGCTGGACAGGCCCGACGCAGTGTGTATCACCATACACTTGCCAAGCGCAAAATGATT ACTACTCCCAATGCGTCTAA
- a CDS encoding uncharacterized protein (EggNog:ENOG41~SECRETED:SignalP(1-17)), protein MHFILAVPLSFAGLALAVSNPSGQKVTSSAAFSSGAGNNNNANIFDGTGNGGSDTYRCYYGGWQSFPPVSEWIEFDAMWNNSKTAMAQSCANLGIGSCSNGAGAFGPGNSGEQTGLIWNAIQQVAQTSLVDHRFILATILQESIGCVNVCPSTNPDPSQPDNPGLMQSDGGATFVGNSASDSSQQSSITQMVIDGTQGTSLGDGLVQCINQYGNIYEAARCYNSGSVNSGNLNDGEGATASYVNDIANRMTGWLYSDSKFNQC, encoded by the exons ATGCATTTTATACTTGCTGTGCCCTTGAGCTTCGCCGGCTTGGCGCTAGCTGTTTCCAATCCTTCGGGTCAGAAAGTGACCAGCTCGGCAGCTTTTAGCAGTGGAGCAggaaacaacaacaatgccAATATCTTTGATGGCACTGGAAATGGCGGATCAGAcacttata GGTGTTACTATGGCGGCTGGCAAAGCTTCCCTCCCGTCTCCGAATGGATCGAGTTTGATGCGATGTGGAACAACTCCAAGACTGCCATGGCGCAGTCGTGTGCCAACTTGGGAATTGGATCTTGCTCAAATGGCGCCGGTGCTTTTGGACCTGGCAACAGTGGAGAGCAGACTGGCTTAATCTGGAATGCCATTCAGCAAGTTGCCCAGACGTCTTTGGTTGACCATCGATTCATTCTCGCAACAATTTTGCAAGAg TCTATTGGCTGTGTCAATGTTTGCCCGAGCACCAACCCAGATCCTTCTCAGCCAGATAACCCCGGCTTGATGCAGTCTGACGGCGGAGCAACATTTGTGGGAAATTCAGCCAGCGATTCATCTCAGCAGTCTAGCATTACTCAAATGGTCATCGATGGAACCCAGGGAACTTcccttggcgatggccttgttCAGTGCATAAACCAATATGGAAACATCTATGAA GCTGCTCGCTGCTACAACTCGGGCTCAGTTAACAGCGGAAATTTGAACGATGGCGAGGGTGCCACGGCGTCATATGTCAATGATATTGCCAATCGGATGACTGGCTGGCTCTACTCTGACAGCAAGTTCAACCAATGTTAA